Proteins encoded within one genomic window of Pirellulales bacterium:
- a CDS encoding prolyl oligopeptidase family serine peptidase, which translates to MRMNITRVAVLLVLAHCAPRQAARADEPADPNRPAAITTSGVPAVPQALTDRLTQYQNTRSAAFLGWSEQAGDAGGILISTRFGNSVQLHRVYTPGGRREQITFFDEPCTGRFIPQAKDGAILLSMSKGGNENEQVYLLDRATFKTSLLTDGKSRNLLGPLEHSGARMIVNSNRRNGRDTDVYIADTRKPDSMQMLLETSGEYWVATDWSLDGTRLLMNRYVSANESYPAIFDVAKKEMKPLPIPAEGKVSFGTLAFAKDGRSAYVTCDAKGEFLQLARLDLTTLDYQWLTEDIAWDVADVVVDPATGAVAFTINEDGASRLFLLDDKGRRELKLPLGIVTGLEFSPDGAALGLTLARPDAPADAYTCKLGDGALTRWTYSEVGGLDPASFVAPERIQFATFDGRQIPAYVFKPRTATPEHRAAVLINIHGGPEGQYRPLFSGVTQYQVNEMGLAVIYPNVRGSAGYGKTYLQLDNAELREDSVRDIGALLDWVKTRPELDASRVAVTGGSYGGYMVLASLVNFPERIKAGIDIVGISNFITFLQNTSPYRQDLRRAEYGDERKPEMRSVFERINPAGRVDKIQSALLVVHGVNDPRVPFSEAQQIADRVRAAGRAVWTVYADNEGHGFAKKDNRDYLTAVEALFLGENLQ; encoded by the coding sequence ATGCGCATGAACATCACGCGTGTCGCTGTTCTATTGGTCCTGGCGCACTGTGCACCCCGGCAAGCTGCCCGGGCTGACGAGCCGGCCGACCCGAATCGCCCCGCGGCGATCACCACCAGCGGCGTGCCGGCGGTTCCGCAGGCGCTTACCGATCGTTTGACCCAATACCAGAACACGCGCAGTGCCGCGTTCCTCGGCTGGTCGGAACAGGCGGGCGACGCGGGCGGAATCCTGATCAGCACACGCTTCGGCAACTCGGTGCAGCTGCACCGGGTTTATACGCCGGGCGGCCGGCGCGAGCAGATCACGTTTTTCGACGAGCCTTGCACCGGGCGATTCATTCCACAGGCCAAGGACGGAGCGATCCTGCTCTCGATGAGCAAAGGAGGCAACGAAAACGAACAGGTCTACCTGCTCGATCGCGCGACCTTCAAAACGTCGCTCTTGACCGATGGCAAGTCGCGCAACCTGCTCGGCCCGCTGGAACATTCCGGGGCGCGGATGATCGTCAACAGCAATCGCCGCAATGGCCGGGATACCGACGTATACATTGCCGACACGCGCAAGCCCGACAGCATGCAAATGCTGTTGGAGACCTCGGGCGAGTACTGGGTAGCGACGGACTGGTCGCTCGACGGCACGCGTCTCTTGATGAATCGCTACGTGTCGGCCAACGAGTCTTACCCAGCGATCTTCGACGTCGCCAAGAAGGAGATGAAGCCGCTGCCGATCCCCGCCGAGGGAAAGGTTTCCTTCGGCACGTTGGCTTTCGCCAAGGACGGACGCTCGGCCTACGTCACGTGCGATGCCAAGGGCGAATTCTTGCAGTTGGCTCGGCTCGACCTGACGACGCTCGATTATCAATGGCTGACCGAGGACATCGCCTGGGACGTGGCCGACGTAGTGGTCGACCCTGCGACCGGGGCGGTCGCCTTCACGATCAACGAGGATGGTGCCAGCCGGCTGTTCTTGCTCGATGACAAAGGGCGCCGCGAGTTGAAGCTGCCGTTGGGGATCGTGACGGGCCTGGAGTTCTCGCCCGATGGCGCTGCGCTCGGCCTGACGCTCGCCCGCCCCGACGCACCGGCCGACGCTTACACCTGCAAGCTGGGTGACGGCGCGCTCACGCGCTGGACCTATAGCGAAGTGGGGGGGCTCGATCCGGCGTCGTTCGTCGCGCCCGAGCGAATCCAGTTCGCCACGTTCGACGGGCGGCAGATTCCCGCTTACGTCTTCAAGCCGCGCACGGCTACCCCCGAACATCGTGCGGCGGTTCTGATCAACATTCACGGCGGGCCCGAGGGGCAATACCGTCCACTCTTTTCCGGCGTCACGCAGTACCAAGTGAACGAGATGGGACTGGCCGTGATCTATCCGAACGTGCGCGGCTCGGCCGGCTACGGCAAGACCTACCTGCAACTGGATAACGCCGAGCTCCGCGAGGATAGCGTGCGCGACATCGGCGCGCTCTTGGACTGGGTGAAGACGCGTCCCGAGCTCGACGCCTCGCGCGTGGCCGTAACCGGCGGATCCTACGGCGGCTACATGGTGCTGGCTTCGCTCGTCAACTTCCCCGAGCGCATCAAGGCCGGCATCGACATCGTGGGCATCTCGAACTTTATCACCTTTCTGCAAAACACCAGCCCCTACCGGCAGGACCTGCGCCGCGCCGAATACGGCGACGAGCGCAAGCCCGAGATGCGATCCGTGTTCGAGCGCATTAATCCGGCCGGTCGCGTCGATAAGATTCAATCGGCGCTGTTGGTCGTGCACGGCGTGAACGATCCGCGCGTGCCGTTTTCCGAGGCGCAGCAGATCGCCGACCGCGTGCGAGCAGCAGGCCGTGCCGTATGGACCGTGTACGCCGACAACGAAGGGCACGGCTTTGCCAAGAAGGACAACCGCGATTATCTCACGGCCGTCGAGGCGCTCTTCTTGGGCGAGAATTTGCAATAG